From a single Paenibacillus sp. FSL R5-0345 genomic region:
- a CDS encoding alpha/beta hydrolase, producing the protein MSIDKRILPELREAYSQFPGFQLEENLEWSRSLVSAPPVKKSEHVNTISRKIPGVAGEMLVKIYEPAGRNADKLPAMLWIHGGGYVLGHPDMDDKLCERFVQTARCVVVSVDYRLAPEHPYPAAIEDCYAGLVWMTEEAESLGIDENRVAIAGASGGGGLTAALALMARDKGGPSIIFQMPLYPMLDNRNITPSSHEITEEGAIWNRTDNLTAWNMYLGEENDASRISSYAVPTRAENLAGLPPTYTCVGQLDLFRDETIEYVTRLAQAGVDIEFHLYPGCFHLFEIFVPEAEVSQRAVQRYIDAMARALHPKHSPSPSESC; encoded by the coding sequence ATGAGTATCGATAAACGTATACTACCAGAATTAAGAGAGGCATATTCACAATTTCCAGGGTTTCAATTGGAAGAGAATTTAGAGTGGAGCAGAAGTTTAGTGTCGGCTCCGCCAGTGAAGAAATCAGAGCATGTAAACACAATCAGTCGAAAAATTCCGGGTGTTGCAGGGGAGATGCTGGTAAAAATTTATGAACCTGCTGGGCGAAATGCTGACAAGCTTCCAGCTATGCTGTGGATTCACGGGGGCGGATACGTGTTAGGACATCCTGATATGGACGACAAGTTGTGTGAACGCTTTGTTCAGACGGCTAGATGTGTTGTCGTGTCGGTTGATTATAGGCTGGCACCCGAGCACCCCTATCCAGCTGCAATCGAAGATTGTTATGCTGGTTTAGTATGGATGACGGAAGAGGCGGAATCGCTTGGCATTGATGAGAATCGGGTTGCAATTGCTGGTGCAAGCGGTGGCGGCGGGCTGACAGCAGCACTTGCACTGATGGCACGAGATAAAGGTGGACCCTCCATTATCTTTCAGATGCCGTTGTATCCGATGCTCGACAACCGTAACATTACGCCATCAAGCCATGAGATTACGGAAGAAGGTGCAATCTGGAACCGGACGGACAATTTAACGGCTTGGAACATGTACCTGGGCGAGGAGAACGATGCCAGTAGGATATCTTCCTATGCGGTACCAACGAGAGCGGAGAACTTAGCAGGACTGCCACCAACCTATACATGTGTAGGTCAGCTTGATCTATTCCGAGATGAGACGATCGAATATGTAACACGACTTGCGCAAGCAGGTGTAGATATCGAATTTCACCTGTATCCCGGATGTTTTCATCTTTTCGAAATATTCGTTCCAGAAGCGGAAGTGAGTCAGCGCGCCGTTCAGCGCTATATAGATGCGATGGCCCGGGCACTTCACCCCAAACACTCGCCCTCCCCAAGCGAGAGCTGTTAA
- a CDS encoding M3 family oligoendopeptidase produces MNMTWNLDILYPSFESEKLKGDRELLSQHIQDLKMWAENHLKATAVTAAPVENFLRLYNDYKSVYVCLLAYAELTLSADSSCEEAMNLADDIEHISSEIAGVVAGFNRWISTCDHIDELIVSSTYLLKHRFYLKELLLQSRYVLNEEVEVAIARMQSTGSKAWGRLYMESVSSTLADVVVQGETKKVTLAELRSMAYENNAALRKAAYEAEAEACSRIAGVCAACMNGISGEALTVYGMRGYQSSLEKVLVASRMDSETLSAMLAALQESLPAFHTYYQKKAELLGHSTKLPFYDIFAPIGEESVKISYEDAQKTIVSSFGTFSEELASLAQKAFDQQWIDAEPRAGKGGYGLCIDIFPIGESRIMTQFTGNAIDISILAHELGHAYHSSCLGNETMLNTDYPIPIAETASIFCETIVNQALLTSSTKKEALLLLERSISDAGYYLVDFYARYLFELKLYERRALGPLPVQELNELMITCMVEAYGESIDPDTIHPYMWMNKAGYFMAGYEFMNFPYSFGLLFAKGLYAEYLKKGEGFVARYRQFLSATSKHNIADVAKFMDIDVHSIDFWRGALKLIETDIKAFISTT; encoded by the coding sequence ATGAATATGACATGGAATTTGGATATCTTATATCCTTCCTTTGAGTCAGAGAAGTTAAAAGGGGATCGTGAGCTACTGAGTCAACATATACAAGATTTAAAGATGTGGGCTGAGAATCATTTGAAAGCGACAGCTGTTACGGCTGCACCTGTGGAGAACTTTTTAAGACTCTACAATGATTATAAAAGCGTATATGTATGTTTATTGGCCTATGCAGAGTTAACGCTTAGTGCAGACAGCAGTTGTGAGGAAGCTATGAATCTTGCGGATGATATTGAACATATAAGCTCAGAGATTGCTGGAGTAGTTGCGGGTTTTAACCGTTGGATTAGTACTTGTGATCACATAGATGAGCTTATCGTTAGCTCAACTTATCTTTTGAAGCATCGATTTTATTTAAAGGAGCTTCTTCTGCAATCCCGTTATGTATTAAATGAGGAAGTGGAAGTTGCAATTGCCAGAATGCAGAGCACGGGTTCTAAAGCGTGGGGAAGGCTCTACATGGAGAGCGTATCGAGTACACTAGCAGATGTGGTAGTACAAGGGGAAACTAAGAAAGTAACGCTTGCGGAACTAAGGAGTATGGCCTATGAGAATAACGCTGCATTAAGAAAAGCGGCTTATGAAGCCGAGGCTGAAGCTTGCAGCCGTATTGCTGGGGTTTGTGCAGCTTGCATGAATGGAATAAGCGGTGAGGCGCTAACGGTTTATGGCATGCGTGGATATCAATCTTCTCTGGAAAAGGTGTTAGTGGCATCGCGAATGGACAGTGAAACTTTATCGGCAATGCTCGCCGCTCTTCAGGAGAGTCTGCCAGCTTTTCATACCTATTATCAAAAGAAAGCCGAATTGCTGGGACATTCTACAAAGCTGCCTTTTTACGATATTTTTGCACCGATTGGCGAAGAAAGTGTAAAAATCTCTTATGAAGATGCTCAAAAAACAATTGTTTCTAGCTTCGGAACCTTTAGCGAGGAATTGGCCAGTTTAGCGCAAAAGGCTTTTGATCAGCAATGGATTGATGCAGAACCTAGAGCGGGTAAGGGTGGATATGGGCTCTGCATTGATATTTTTCCGATAGGCGAGAGCAGAATCATGACCCAGTTCACCGGAAATGCTATAGATATTAGTATCCTTGCCCATGAGCTCGGCCATGCGTATCATAGCTCCTGTCTGGGGAATGAAACGATGCTGAACACAGATTACCCGATACCGATTGCTGAAACGGCTTCGATCTTTTGCGAGACGATTGTAAATCAGGCACTACTCACTAGTTCGACCAAGAAAGAAGCGCTGCTTCTATTGGAAAGAAGTATTTCCGATGCTGGGTATTATCTTGTAGACTTCTATGCTCGTTATTTATTTGAGCTTAAATTATATGAGAGAAGAGCCTTAGGTCCGCTTCCTGTTCAAGAGCTGAACGAATTGATGATTACTTGTATGGTGGAAGCTTACGGTGAGAGCATTGATCCTGACACGATCCATCCTTACATGTGGATGAACAAGGCCGGCTATTTTATGGCTGGTTATGAATTTATGAACTTCCCGTATTCTTTCGGACTATTATTCGCTAAAGGACTCTACGCAGAATATTTAAAAAAGGGCGAGGGATTCGTCGCCCGGTATCGTCAGTTCCTTAGTGCTACCAGCAAGCATAATATTGCAGATGTAGCAAAGTTTATGGATATTGATGTACATTCCATTGATTTTTGGAGAGGGGCTTTAAAGCTGATAGAAACCGATATTAAGGCATTCATCAGCACAACTTAA
- a CDS encoding bifunctional metallophosphatase/5'-nucleotidase, producing MNKDNTLTCEILITSDLHGHLGPIDYRTGEKRQKGLATIASLIKQERSHCPELILLDNGDLIQGTPLAYYAATQYSDELNPGIAALNELKYDAAIIGNHEFNFGKPLLNKAIQDSKFPWLSAGIIDRTTCKPAFGKPYIIKWVDQKIKVAILGVTTHYIPHWENPVHIEGLQFKDSLETVKLWCATIREEEQPDLLVVAYHGGFERDLISGEPVERLTGENQAYAMCTEVEGLDVLITGHQHRFIASELNGVTIIQPGCNGHSLGKISVIFQKENEHWKIKSKQAELLAVDDKTAVDDALLELSSTLESETEIWLDERIGTVIGDLSISSADECRMADHPFIEFMNKVQMEATGVEISTSALLSNDCKGFSNTITRRDILSNFIYPNTLTVLRLTGRDIKEALEQTANYFQKDIEGNVMVNPAYVEPKSQHYNYDMWEGIHYELHVHKPVGKRVLHLLYRGQPVEDSKEYDVVMNNYRASGGGDYEMYKGKPIVKEVLIDMSEIVTNYIEKRGQIEATCDHNWRVV from the coding sequence ATGAATAAAGACAACACTTTAACCTGTGAAATCCTCATAACAAGTGATCTACATGGGCACTTAGGACCCATTGATTACCGTACAGGTGAGAAACGACAAAAGGGCTTAGCAACCATTGCCAGCCTTATTAAACAAGAAAGATCCCATTGTCCGGAACTGATTCTTCTGGATAACGGCGATCTTATTCAAGGGACACCGCTAGCTTATTATGCAGCCACACAGTACAGTGACGAATTAAATCCAGGCATAGCTGCACTGAACGAATTAAAATATGACGCTGCAATTATCGGCAACCATGAGTTTAATTTTGGTAAGCCACTGCTCAATAAAGCCATTCAGGATTCCAAATTCCCTTGGTTATCTGCTGGGATTATAGATCGCACGACATGTAAGCCCGCATTTGGTAAACCTTATATCATCAAGTGGGTAGACCAAAAAATCAAGGTAGCCATTCTAGGGGTTACCACACATTACATTCCCCACTGGGAGAATCCTGTCCATATAGAAGGACTTCAATTTAAGGATTCGTTAGAGACTGTAAAACTTTGGTGTGCCACGATACGAGAAGAAGAACAGCCCGATTTACTCGTTGTAGCTTATCATGGCGGATTTGAGCGCGACCTCATTAGTGGTGAACCTGTAGAGAGACTAACCGGGGAGAATCAAGCCTACGCAATGTGCACAGAGGTTGAAGGCTTAGATGTGTTAATTACCGGACATCAGCATCGCTTCATAGCTAGTGAGCTAAATGGTGTGACGATCATACAGCCTGGTTGTAATGGGCATTCCCTAGGTAAGATTTCAGTAATCTTTCAAAAAGAAAACGAGCATTGGAAGATTAAGAGTAAACAAGCCGAACTCCTTGCTGTGGACGACAAGACCGCTGTAGATGATGCACTTCTAGAGCTTAGCAGTACTCTTGAATCAGAAACAGAAATCTGGCTGGATGAGAGAATAGGTACAGTTATCGGTGATTTATCTATTTCTAGTGCAGATGAATGCCGAATGGCTGACCATCCCTTTATAGAATTCATGAATAAGGTACAAATGGAGGCTACCGGTGTAGAAATCTCAACATCAGCTTTGCTCAGTAACGATTGCAAGGGTTTCAGTAACACCATTACACGGAGAGACATTCTTTCTAACTTCATTTACCCTAACACGCTAACTGTACTAAGACTGACCGGGCGAGATATAAAAGAGGCACTGGAACAAACCGCCAATTATTTTCAAAAGGATATAGAGGGAAATGTAATGGTTAACCCTGCTTATGTAGAACCTAAATCGCAACATTACAATTATGATATGTGGGAAGGCATCCACTACGAGCTTCATGTCCATAAACCTGTAGGCAAAAGAGTCCTCCATCTGCTGTATCGTGGACAGCCTGTAGAGGACTCTAAGGAATATGATGTTGTTATGAACAACTATAGAGCAAGCGGCGGTGGAGATTATGAGATGTATAAGGGCAAGCCGATTGTCAAAGAAGTACTGATCGACATGTCTGAAATTGTCACGAATTACATTGAAAAACGCGGTCAAATTGAAGCTACCTGTGATCACAACTGGAGAGTGGTTTAA
- a CDS encoding NADPH-dependent FMN reductase, whose amino-acid sequence MSKLNIGIILGSTRQGRLSPQVGEWVKKVADARGDANYEIVDIADFKLPLMGEVDATEQATAWNTKLATLDGFVFIVQEYNHSISASLKNALDYAREAWNNKAAGIVSYGSVGGARAAEHLRGILGELSVADVRVHPALSLFTDFENGSVFKPADLHLTNVNGMLDQVLAWSGALKTLR is encoded by the coding sequence ATGTCAAAATTAAACATCGGAATCATTCTGGGAAGTACTCGTCAAGGTCGTTTAAGCCCACAAGTAGGAGAATGGGTTAAAAAGGTTGCTGATGCACGTGGAGATGCTAATTATGAGATCGTAGATATCGCGGACTTCAAACTTCCACTAATGGGAGAAGTTGATGCCACTGAACAAGCAACTGCTTGGAATACAAAGCTAGCTACATTAGACGGTTTCGTATTTATCGTTCAAGAGTACAACCACAGTATTTCCGCATCACTGAAAAATGCACTCGATTACGCACGTGAAGCTTGGAACAACAAAGCAGCGGGTATCGTAAGTTATGGTTCCGTAGGTGGCGCTCGTGCAGCTGAGCATTTACGTGGAATTTTGGGAGAACTGTCAGTAGCAGACGTTCGTGTACATCCGGCTCTGTCCCTGTTCACTGATTTCGAGAACGGTTCTGTGTTCAAACCAGCGGATCTTCACCTGACCAATGTAAACGGCATGCTTGATCAAGTATTGGCTTGGAGCGGTGCGCTCAAAACATTGCGTTAA
- a CDS encoding phosphate/phosphite/phosphonate ABC transporter substrate-binding protein, giving the protein MRKISKFVLPLMMSITLLSGCGANNTTNTANQGSTDGTNAPKETAAPVAEGYVPEKLTVQFVPSQNADTLEAKAKPLEKLLGDKLGIPVEVSVSTDYNTVIEAMASKKVDVGFLPPTAYVLAKEKGAAEVILQAQRFGVNDETGAPTDELADFYKSMIIVKKDSAIKSVADLKGKKIAYQNVTSSAGFVWPAATLMDAGLDPLKDVQAITVKGHDQGVLAVLNGDVDAAAIFQDARNVVLKDYPKVFEDTQVLAFTDKIPNDTISVRSDMNKEWMEKIQQAFIDIAADKEGHEIVKEIYSHEGYVKSQDSNFDIVREYNNKVKTE; this is encoded by the coding sequence TTGAGAAAAATAAGTAAATTCGTATTGCCGCTAATGATGTCTATTACACTGCTTAGTGGTTGTGGTGCTAATAACACTACTAATACTGCAAACCAAGGATCTACAGATGGAACAAATGCACCGAAGGAAACGGCAGCTCCTGTAGCAGAGGGTTATGTTCCAGAGAAGCTTACAGTACAATTTGTCCCTTCCCAAAATGCAGATACGCTCGAAGCTAAGGCGAAACCTCTTGAAAAATTACTGGGTGATAAACTCGGTATTCCTGTAGAAGTAAGTGTCTCGACTGATTACAACACAGTTATCGAAGCTATGGCTTCCAAAAAAGTGGATGTGGGCTTCCTTCCTCCAACAGCTTACGTATTAGCAAAAGAAAAAGGAGCTGCTGAAGTTATTCTTCAAGCTCAGCGTTTTGGAGTAAATGATGAAACGGGTGCTCCGACAGATGAATTAGCTGATTTCTACAAATCTATGATTATTGTTAAGAAAGATTCTGCGATCAAATCCGTTGCCGATTTGAAAGGCAAAAAAATTGCCTATCAAAACGTTACATCCTCAGCAGGTTTTGTATGGCCGGCTGCAACGCTGATGGATGCAGGACTTGATCCGTTGAAAGATGTACAAGCCATCACGGTTAAGGGACATGATCAAGGCGTACTTGCTGTGCTGAACGGTGACGTAGATGCAGCAGCTATTTTCCAAGATGCTCGTAATGTAGTCCTTAAGGATTATCCGAAAGTATTTGAAGATACCCAAGTTCTTGCCTTCACTGATAAAATCCCTAACGATACGATTTCGGTTCGTTCAGATATGAACAAGGAATGGATGGAGAAGATTCAGCAAGCATTCATTGATATCGCAGCTGACAAAGAAGGACATGAGATTGTTAAAGAAATTTATTCTCATGAAGGATATGTGAAGTCACAAGATAGCAACTTTGACATTGTTCGTGAATACAACAATAAAGTAAAAACAGAGTAG
- a CDS encoding MarR family winged helix-turn-helix transcriptional regulator, translated as MTTQHNQSELTLGFMMGTTYRKLSALFQNGLKEYDITPEQWSVLFQVDRTEGLIQKDIAKRSGKDKPTTTRILDHLEGKGLIYKRTGENDRRSFKVYITEKGRALIKETFPIEDQVTDEIMNCISSDEYELLMGLLLRINNHIDQINDGE; from the coding sequence ATGACAACACAGCATAACCAATCCGAACTTACGTTAGGGTTTATGATGGGAACGACCTATCGTAAATTAAGTGCGTTATTCCAAAATGGGCTAAAAGAATATGATATTACACCTGAGCAATGGTCAGTTCTTTTTCAAGTCGATAGAACGGAAGGGCTGATTCAGAAGGACATCGCGAAGCGTTCAGGTAAGGATAAACCAACTACGACGCGAATTCTGGATCACTTGGAGGGAAAAGGACTGATCTATAAAAGAACGGGAGAGAATGATCGGCGTTCTTTTAAGGTTTATATTACCGAAAAAGGAAGAGCTTTGATTAAGGAGACCTTTCCTATTGAGGATCAAGTCACAGATGAGATTATGAACTGTATTTCTAGTGATGAATATGAGCTGCTCATGGGATTGCTGCTAAGAATAAACAATCATATCGATCAAATAAATGATGGAGAGTAG
- the phnE gene encoding phosphonate ABC transporter, permease protein PhnE, whose protein sequence is MNLNAEKLHPKPPRKIKHYFTVIILVVLLWRSAVLTDSSIGELISGLPNMLDLFKEMFPPNWGYFDNIIDAMLETIRMALVGTTFGAILAVPIALLCASNITQSRWLHYPVRMLLNLIRTIPDLLLASIFVAIFGLGALPGIFALTVFSLGLIAKLTYESLETIEKGPLEAMTSVGANKTQRIIFGVIPQVQAHFMSYVLYAFEINVRAAAVLGLVGAGGIGHYYEVTLGFLEYDKTCTIILFTLAVVLIIDYVSTKLREKLI, encoded by the coding sequence ATGAATTTGAATGCAGAGAAACTACACCCCAAACCGCCAAGGAAAATAAAGCATTATTTCACAGTCATCATATTAGTAGTATTACTGTGGAGAAGTGCAGTTTTGACCGATTCATCTATCGGTGAGCTGATCTCCGGTCTGCCGAATATGCTGGATCTGTTTAAGGAAATGTTCCCTCCAAACTGGGGGTATTTTGACAATATTATAGATGCGATGCTGGAGACGATCCGGATGGCATTGGTCGGTACAACGTTTGGTGCCATTCTTGCAGTTCCCATTGCACTACTGTGTGCAAGCAATATTACGCAAAGTCGATGGCTTCATTATCCAGTGCGTATGCTGCTGAATTTGATCCGCACAATTCCTGATCTATTGCTGGCTTCTATTTTTGTCGCCATTTTCGGTCTCGGTGCGCTTCCGGGAATATTTGCTTTGACGGTATTTTCGCTGGGGCTGATCGCCAAGCTTACGTATGAATCGTTGGAGACGATTGAAAAGGGACCTTTGGAAGCAATGACTTCAGTCGGAGCGAATAAGACGCAACGAATTATATTCGGAGTCATTCCGCAGGTACAGGCTCATTTCATGTCCTATGTGCTGTATGCCTTTGAGATCAATGTCCGTGCTGCAGCAGTTTTAGGTTTGGTAGGCGCGGGTGGAATCGGCCATTACTATGAAGTGACATTAGGCTTTTTAGAATACGATAAGACTTGCACCATTATCTTGTTCACATTAGCAGTAGTATTGATTATTGATTATGTAAGCACTAAGCTGCGGGAGAAATTAATATGA
- the phnE gene encoding phosphonate ABC transporter, permease protein PhnE, with product MSKSWNTLVPKPRKNRFRLLIYVALVIVYIWAFSGVPFNGFKETAGVITKAIFAGIFSPDWAFVYLPDGEDLLRGLLETLAISILGTFISTFICIPFAFWAAVNMSKGKVISGSGKLVLSFIRTFPEIIMALLFIKAVGPGSFAGVLALGLHSVGMLGKLFADEIENIDNGPLEALISSGASRMQVLWFAVVPQVLPGFLSYTLYRFEINVRSATILGVIGAGGIGTPLIFALSSRNWDRVGIILLGIIVMITIIDLISGMIRKKLV from the coding sequence ATGAGTAAATCATGGAATACCCTTGTCCCTAAACCTCGTAAAAATCGCTTCCGCCTACTGATTTATGTGGCATTAGTGATAGTCTATATTTGGGCCTTTTCCGGAGTACCGTTTAATGGATTTAAAGAAACCGCCGGGGTCATTACTAAGGCGATCTTTGCCGGGATATTCTCACCTGACTGGGCCTTCGTTTATTTACCAGATGGGGAGGATCTGCTTCGTGGATTGCTTGAAACGCTTGCTATTTCAATTTTAGGAACTTTTATCTCGACCTTCATATGTATCCCTTTTGCTTTTTGGGCTGCGGTCAACATGAGCAAGGGAAAGGTGATTTCGGGTTCCGGTAAGCTGGTGTTAAGCTTTATACGGACATTCCCTGAGATCATTATGGCTTTGCTGTTTATCAAGGCTGTTGGGCCGGGTTCATTTGCAGGTGTACTGGCTCTGGGACTGCATTCCGTGGGCATGCTCGGCAAATTGTTCGCGGATGAGATTGAGAATATTGATAACGGTCCACTTGAAGCCTTAATTTCTTCTGGCGCCAGCCGCATGCAGGTGTTATGGTTTGCTGTTGTACCGCAGGTATTGCCAGGCTTTCTATCCTACACTTTATACAGGTTCGAAATTAACGTTCGCTCAGCTACGATTCTGGGTGTGATTGGAGCTGGGGGGATTGGTACGCCGTTAATCTTCGCACTCAGTTCACGGAATTGGGACCGGGTCGGAATTATCCTACTAGGCATTATTGTGATGATTACGATTATTGATTTGATTTCCGGCATGATTCGGAAGAAGCTAGTATAA
- the phnC gene encoding phosphonate ABC transporter ATP-binding protein produces the protein MIKIQNVSKTYQNGTKGLNNINLTIPAGEFVAIVGLSGAGKSTLLRSINRLHDISEGDILINGQSIKKAKGSQLRMIRRNIGMIFQSFNLVKRTTVLRNVLAGRVGYHSTMRTIIGRFPQKDIDLAFESLDRVNIAEKAYTRADQLSGGQQQRVAIARVLAQEAQIILADEPVASLDPLTTKQVMDDLKKINVELGITTIVNLHFIDLAREYATRIIGLRAGEVVFDGPVSEATDEKFAEIYGRPIHQDELLGEPVIGGM, from the coding sequence ATGATAAAGATTCAGAATGTATCCAAGACGTATCAAAACGGAACTAAAGGCTTGAACAACATAAATCTGACTATTCCAGCTGGGGAATTTGTAGCTATTGTTGGTCTTTCTGGAGCGGGGAAGTCCACCTTGCTGCGTTCCATTAACCGGCTTCATGATATTTCAGAAGGCGATATTCTTATCAATGGGCAATCCATCAAGAAGGCAAAGGGAAGCCAGCTCCGAATGATCCGTAGAAATATCGGAATGATCTTCCAAAGCTTTAACTTAGTCAAACGTACGACGGTGCTTCGTAATGTATTGGCAGGGCGGGTCGGCTATCATTCTACAATGCGGACGATCATTGGGAGATTCCCACAGAAGGATATCGACTTAGCCTTTGAGTCACTCGATAGGGTCAATATTGCTGAGAAGGCCTACACACGTGCAGATCAACTATCTGGAGGTCAGCAGCAGCGCGTGGCTATTGCCCGTGTTCTTGCGCAGGAGGCGCAAATTATCCTTGCAGATGAACCTGTCGCTTCACTGGATCCGCTCACGACCAAGCAGGTTATGGATGATTTGAAAAAAATTAATGTGGAGCTTGGGATCACCACCATCGTGAACTTGCACTTTATCGATCTTGCTAGAGAATATGCTACCCGGATTATCGGACTCCGAGCAGGAGAAGTGGTCTTCGATGGCCCTGTATCGGAGGCAACCGATGAGAAGTTCGCTGAGATTTACGGAAGACCGATTCATCAGGATGAGTTGTTAGGTGAGCCTGTAATCGGGGGCATGTGA
- a CDS encoding MFS transporter, which produces MPEQLELRTKLWTKSFIALTISALFLFMNLQMLLSSFPSYVKSEFQAGDIMVSLVTSVFALTAIASRFMTAFLMRRVSRNVLLYIGLAIAAAITGLYVVADSIGSLLLMRVGYGIGFGIASTIIPTIVSQIIPSKRMGEGIGYFGLSTSLAMSIGPMIGLNVMKQSGFGTLAMMGTFTLLLAFPVLFFSRSLPAVPKKQPIERSIAPSKPLKVPFNTKLVLPAILNVLIAITYGGLLSFIALFGESVHLEQVGLFFLFNAITIIIIRPISGRLFDKKGPAAVLIPAAVCVVASLTVLSYTTSMPMLIVSALLYGLGFGAIQPTIQAWMLRTSTPAQYGMANSMFYNSTDLGVASGAIILGAISAASDYGMMYRYSAGFMVLFLMIYIGIQITKARNNPSTLSQ; this is translated from the coding sequence ATGCCAGAACAACTAGAACTACGTACGAAGCTTTGGACCAAGTCTTTTATTGCATTAACGATTAGTGCTTTATTTTTATTTATGAATTTACAGATGCTGCTATCTTCATTTCCGTCTTATGTAAAAAGTGAATTTCAAGCCGGAGATATTATGGTCAGCTTGGTTACAAGTGTATTTGCGCTAACTGCGATTGCTTCACGTTTTATGACTGCTTTTCTGATGCGGAGGGTTAGCCGCAATGTACTATTATATATTGGGTTAGCTATCGCGGCCGCCATAACCGGTCTTTATGTGGTAGCAGACTCCATCGGTTCACTATTGCTGATGCGGGTAGGCTATGGGATTGGGTTCGGGATTGCCAGCACGATTATTCCCACGATTGTTTCACAGATTATTCCTAGCAAAAGAATGGGCGAAGGGATCGGCTATTTCGGCTTATCAACCAGTCTTGCAATGTCCATTGGTCCTATGATTGGTTTGAACGTAATGAAGCAATCGGGGTTTGGAACACTGGCGATGATGGGAACATTTACCTTGCTTCTTGCCTTTCCAGTTCTGTTCTTCTCACGTTCGCTTCCTGCTGTACCGAAAAAACAGCCTATTGAGCGATCCATTGCACCATCCAAACCACTCAAGGTTCCTTTTAATACAAAGTTAGTATTGCCTGCAATATTGAATGTCCTGATCGCGATCACTTACGGGGGATTGCTTAGCTTTATCGCTTTGTTCGGTGAATCGGTGCATTTAGAGCAAGTAGGGCTGTTCTTCTTATTTAACGCGATTACGATCATCATTATTAGACCTATCTCCGGCAGACTATTTGATAAAAAAGGACCCGCTGCTGTTCTGATTCCTGCAGCGGTTTGTGTTGTCGCGAGCTTAACGGTGCTCTCGTATACGACATCCATGCCAATGCTCATTGTATCCGCACTGCTGTATGGACTCGGCTTTGGAGCCATTCAGCCAACTATACAGGCTTGGATGCTTCGGACGTCTACACCTGCACAGTATGGTATGGCGAACAGTATGTTTTATAACTCTACAGATTTAGGGGTAGCCAGTGGGGCCATTATTCTTGGGGCAATCTCGGCGGCATCCGATTATGGGATGATGTATCGTTATTCTGCTGGGTTCATGGTGCTGTTCCTAATGATTTATATTGGGATTCAGATTACTAAGGCCAGAAATAACCCTTCAACTTTAAGTCAATAA